The Spea bombifrons isolate aSpeBom1 chromosome 4, aSpeBom1.2.pri, whole genome shotgun sequence genome segment aatataggccgcactttttccccccactttaagactttaaagtgggggtgcggcctatattcggggtctagagCCCGACACCCGAGAcaagcagtcccgggcgccgggcaggcagcggggttaggatacagatcccccgcagcggtgcaggggacctgtatcctactgtctgatacgctcagacagcctcccctgccagcacttcccatagggggggggggtgccggcacgggaggttgtctaagcgcatcgtgcggatgcgttttacctctgcacccccccggacttaccggagcagactcccgggtgtcttgcggggtcggcgggggacatctacgcaatacaacttccggtgccggcaccggaagttgtattgcgtagatgtcccccgccgaccccgcaagacacccgggagtctgctccggtaagttggggagggggggcagaggaggacagtggcagcgtatctcggggagggaagacagtggcagcggatctcggggaggtaggacagtggcagcggatctcggggagggaggacagtggcagcgtatctcggggagggaggacagtggcagcgtatctcggggagggaggacagtggtagcatatctcggggggggggcagagtggcagcatgtttttttggtgcttttttaaagaaaaaaactttttctttaaaaaagcaccaaacttttagggtgcggcctatatacgggggcggcctatatccgagccaatacggtattttactaatcacattgtgattagaaagctggtacctgtattcaacctgcaagtggagccagagttctctagaggatCTGGAAACCCTCTggcgaacttttccaacttttgCAGAGTGGGAAAATCACTCGTagtggcggttgtgactgcTCGTGactgaggcatttcagcaacaccattgaagtcgatcgcctcctaaactcttttaaaatgggtGTCTGCCCATGGCTGATGttgaaataatttgttttggaGACAATGTGGGCATACAGCAATACTAGCAATTATATTTCTAATGATACAATAGCACAAGACCCTTGATATCAATGTACAAACACAACTAGAATCCTAAACATAGTTCTGGTTTTGGAAATAGTGTCAATAAAACTAAATCACACAGCTAGAAAATTATAAAACGTAACAATGTATCAATGTAACGAGGATAGTCGTAAGAAAAGCTTATGTGCTATACTCATTGAGTTCATTGACATATCAAGATGATGAATGTTTGTGTAAGGGTAGTCGCTATAAGGCTTTTCTATAAATGAACCTTTGTAATCAGATTATTATGCAAATAATGTTGCTTTAAATTTTCACTTCATGTGCATAGTGCATATATAAATGTGCAagaataaagaaatgtataattttcagcccatctagtctattCAAGGTTAGAAAATTGTGAGAGAAATTCCAGAGTTTCAATATGAAATccacaaaaacaaatggaatattTTGATAtcctgaaaagaaaataaatagtcACCTTACCTGCATGAGGTTAGCTAAAAGGGCATTGTCTATTGAAGAGACATTTCCGGTAGCAGAGTCACTAGCATCAACAAGATTGTCTGTTGGAACATTTTTTAATGGCTTCAGATAAGCAATCTCATTCTGTTTTGAGTCGAGAGTTACACAAACGTCATATGAATACGGCAGCGGTAAAGATCCATCAGAAGGATATGTCAGGGAGAGTTGCGGATACCAGGCTCTAGGTAAAGTCCCGAGTGCTGTAGAATTACTGGTGCTTCTGTACTTACAAATGACTGTTAGAAtcacagtaaaaataaataatatggaaATCAGAGTAATCGATATTGCCAAATAAAAGGTTACATTGGATGAATTATCTGGATCTCTGCGTTGTTCGCCTATTTCTGGAAGAACTTGTTGAATGTTTTCTGCGACAACCATGTTTAATGTGACTGTCGCAGACAAAGAAGGGATTCCGTTGTCCTTCACAAGCACTACAACCTTTTGTCTTAATGAATCCGTGTCTTTCAAGTCCCGTGCTATTCTAATTTCCCCTGTCTGTTGATCAATTATGAAAAATGATCCATCAGGAACCTCTAGAAAGTAGTAGGAGAGCCATGCATTATGCCCGGAGTCTTCATCCACTGCAATCACTTTGGTCACTAAGAAGCCTTTCTTAGAAGAATGGGGAATAAATTCAAATAGAACTGCTCCATCTGATGATGGGTAAAGGATCTTAGGAGCATTATCATTCTTATCTATGATACAGATTTTTACAGTGACATTACTGCTTAGAGATTGAGAACCACTGTCTTTAGCCAATACTTGGAACTGAAACTCTCTAAGTTGCTCATAGTCAAATGCCCTCTGCGCATAGATAATTCCAGTCTGTGAGTTTATAGACACATATGAAGAAACAGGGATATCCTCAATATTTGTATTGAGAATTGAGTACAATATTTGTGCGTTCTCGCCAGTATCAACATCCGATGCATGGACATAGTGTATTGAAGATCCTGGCAGATTATGTTCTAGAACATATGCAAGATAATGTTGTTTTTCAAAAAGTGGTGGGTTATCATTGACATCTGACACAATCAACTGAATTGTCTTTTTAGTTATCAATGGTGGAGAACCTTCATCTTGAGCTATAATGGTGATATTGTACATTGGACTCATTTCTCTATCCAAAGAAGTTACAGTAGTAAGTTTGTAGTAATTGTTAGATGAtggatttaatttaaataatatgttttcattgATGTGGCACGATACCTCGCTATTTTTTCCTGAATCCAAGTCATTGACATAAACTAGTGCGATAAGTATACCAGGCAGTGAATCCTCTGGAATCGGTGAATTCAAGGACTCCAGTAATATCTCTGGTGCATTGTCATTGACATCTTCAATCTGTATCAGTATCCTACAATGAGACGCTAAACCACCACCATCTTTAGCTTCCACAGTAATTTcgtattttttttcagtttcaaaGTCCagcttttgttttgttgtaaTGACTCCAGTTTGGGAATCTAAAGCGAACACGTTTACTGGATTTTCATAAATGTGACTAAAAGAATACGTTACTAGTGCATTAGAACCTTCATCTTTATCAGTAGCACTTAGGCGGAGAACTAGAAATCCAATGGGTACATCTTCTTTCAAATTGACTCTATAAATATCCTGACTGAAGACTGGGTTATTATCGTTCAGATCCTGAACCATAATTCTAATTATTGTAGTTCCAGTTTTCACAGGTTTACCACCATCAGTAGCAGTTAATGTGAATTCATACAATTTCTGTTTTTCACGATCCAGAGAGTTTTCTAGCACAAGTTCGGGATATTTAATGCCATCTGCGCTAATTTTCTCTCCTAATTTGAAATGCTGATTTGGAGTTAGACTATAGGTCTGTATTGAATTTATACCTATATCCGGATCTCGTGCGTTTCCAAGTGCAATACGGGTTCCTGGCGAAGTTGATTCACTTAGTGATATATTGAATATATCCCTAGAAAAACTAGGATAATTGTCGTTTATATCCTGGATTTCAATTTTAACTTGAAAAACATACACAGGATTTTCAGCCAATATCTCAAGATTGAATAAACAAATTTCCTCCATTCCACAAATGGCTTCTCGGTCTATTCTTTCTATAACATATAAATTTCCATTCTCCAAattgatattaaaataatgcttttttgtATGAGAtgcaatttttaattttctaatggTTGATTCTTTAGCATTCAAACCTAGATCCTTTACAACATTCCCTACAACGTAACCTTGTTTCACTTCTTCTACAATCACATAATGAATCTGGCCAAAAGTACACATAAACAGGagagaaaaaattgaaaaacatgcTACTTGCTGTGACATTGTCCTCTTGGTAGTGTAAGTAATCTTAAAATTTGAAGATTCTCTGTGCCCTTCAATGTCCAAAATTGAAAATGATGaggattatgttttgttttttaatggataGAAAATCCAAATTGCTATACAAAGAGAAGAAATGTTGCTCTGCCTCTGGAACTTCAAGGTCTGCCTATTTCTAAGCATCAATATATCTGCAGATATCCAGATCCTCCACCTTGTTGGTCAACAGTACCACACTGAGGCTGAACTGAGGAACTGCATATCggtatatattttagatttttttctgtaaaatgtttttaatgcattattaaaattattaatgttttatgagTTTTATGATGTAAAGTAGCAAAAGAGTGAAACCCAATATGCCACAACAATATGGGTTGTATAGTAGGTTGCTACATTTTCCAGAAATACCTgccttgttctttttttccccgcAGGATTAGTTTGTAAAGTAATTTTTTCAAGCCTTCCAATAAAATACCAGCTAGATGCAAATACTTTACATAGTAATCCATATTCATAGTAAACAATATGTGTGGCAAAATATGTAGAGATTTCAATGTTGAAATGTTCCTAAGATACCATGAAATAAAAGATGTCTCGTTTAAAGCGATAGCTGATCGTTTTCTATACTCGTTCAACCTTAACTGTATGTTTTTCCATAATGAGCCTGGCATGTCATTGGCtgttaatgggttaaacatacatcataaaaaagtgttatgaaataaataagttgtaatttattttgat includes the following:
- the LOC128491197 gene encoding protocadherin gamma-B2-like isoform X40, which produces MSQQVACFSIFSLLFMCTFGQIHYVIVEEVKQGYVVGNVVKDLGLNAKESTIRKLKIASHTKKHYFNINLENGNLYVIERIDREAICGMEEICLFNLEILAENPVYVFQVKIEIQDINDNYPSFSRDIFNISLSESTSPGTRIALGNARDPDIGINSIQTYSLTPNQHFKLGEKISADGIKYPELVLENSLDREKQKLYEFTLTATDGGKPVKTGTTIIRIMVQDLNDNNPVFSQDIYRVNLKEDVPIGFLVLRLSATDKDEGSNALVTYSFSHIYENPVNVFALDSQTGVITTKQKLDFETEKKYEITVEAKDGGGLASHCRILIQIEDVNDNAPEILLESLNSPIPEDSLPGILIALVYVNDLDSGKNSEVSCHINENILFKLNPSSNNYYKLTTVTSLDREMSPMYNITIIAQDEGSPPLITKKTIQLIVSDVNDNPPLFEKQHYLAYVLEHNLPGSSIHYVHASDVDTGENAQILYSILNTNIEDIPVSSYVSINSQTGIIYAQRAFDYEQLREFQFQVLAKDSGSQSLSSNVTVKICIIDKNDNAPKILYPSSDGAVLFEFIPHSSKKGFLVTKVIAVDEDSGHNAWLSYYFLEVPDGSFFIIDQQTGEIRIARDLKDTDSLRQKVVVLVKDNGIPSLSATVTLNMVVAENIQQVLPEIGEQRRDPDNSSNVTFYLAISITLISILFIFTVILTVICKYRSTSNSTALGTLPRAWYPQLSLTYPSDGSLPLPYSYDVCVTLDSKQNEIAYLKPLKNVPTDNLVDASDSATGNVSSIDNALLANLMQQAQPNTEWRFSQAQRPGPSGAQPTEEAGVWPNNQFETERLQAMILASANEAAEGTSGLGGGTGTMGLSARYGPQFTLQHVPDYRQNVYIPGSTLTPTNAAGKRDGKSGGNKKKSGKKEKK